The Bacteroidia bacterium sequence TAATTTGTGGAAGTCAAAAAAAATCCTGATTATTACAGATGAAAACATTCGAAAAGCAGGATTATTAAAACCACTAGAAACATTATTTAGTCAACTAGAATGTAGTTATACAATAATCGATGATTCTCCAGCAGAACCATCTGCTGATGATGTTGATCAAATTAATTATCAGGTAAATTCTGTTGAGTGTGATTCAATTATTGGAATCGGAGGTGGATCAATTTTAGACATCACAAAGCTAATTGGAACTATGTACCATAGCAAATACAAAGTAAGAGAGCTAATTGAAGATTCCTCCTTAATAACTAAGAAAGTTAAAACTATTGGAATACCAACAACTTGTGGAACTGGTAGCGAAGCTACCATAAACTCCATTGTCTCTTTACCAGAAAAAGGGACTAAACTTGGAATAGTTAATACAAGTTTTCTAATGGATGCAGTCATCCTAAACCCAGAAACGTTAATAAATCTACCAAAAAGTCTTGTTGCTTCAACTGGAATAGATGCGTTAACCCATACTGTAGAGTGTTACACAGGAAATAAAGCAAATATTCTATCAGACTTCTACGCATTAGAGGGTGCTAAACTTATTTTTGAAAATCTTGAAAAAGCATATCTTGATGGATCAAACATATTGGCAAAACAAAACTTACTATTAGGCTCATTCTTTGGTGGTATTGCAATAAATAGTAGTGGAACAACTGCTGTTCATGCTCTTTCTTATCCATTAGGAGGATCTTTCCACATCCCTCATGGAGTCTCAAA is a genomic window containing:
- a CDS encoding iron-containing alcohol dehydrogenase, encoding MSKILIPSHTYIDNNQYINLSNLINLWKSKKILIITDENIRKAGLLKPLETLFSQLECSYTIIDDSPAEPSADDVDQINYQVNSVECDSIIGIGGGSILDITKLIGTMYHSKYKVRELIEDSSLITKKVKTIGIPTTCGTGSEATINSIVSLPEKGTKLGIVNTSFLMDAVILNPETLINLPKSLVASTGIDALTHTVECYTGNKANILSDFYALEGAKLIFENLEKAYLDGSNILAKQNLLLGSFFGGIAINSSGTTAVHALSYPLGGSFHIPHGVSNAIMFVPIMKFNRDSIEDRLTSLFDYVFKNINLSTENEKSQFVIDKIEDLVKVTNIPSKLDQYGVTIDDLEFLVDAGSKQKRLLDNNRKPLTLDDIESIYRSLL